In a single window of the Desulfatiglans anilini DSM 4660 genome:
- a CDS encoding thioredoxin family protein, whose translation MGLISEKKAGKLHRGKDHGLTVVHFGAPWCAPCSLQDPIMRELSRRYRGRVRMAAVDIDRNPDAAVQLGIECIPTVVIFRDGLEVKRFLGLQSADVLSAAIRSIQGAEEA comes from the coding sequence TTGGGTTTGATCTCGGAAAAGAAGGCAGGAAAGTTACACAGGGGGAAAGACCACGGGTTGACGGTGGTCCATTTCGGCGCCCCCTGGTGTGCGCCCTGCTCCCTTCAGGATCCGATCATGAGGGAGCTTTCCAGGCGGTACAGGGGCAGGGTGCGCATGGCCGCGGTCGATATCGACCGGAACCCGGATGCGGCCGTGCAGCTCGGGATCGAGTGCATTCCGACTGTGGTGATCTTCCGGGATGGATTAGAAGTGAAGCGCTTCCTGGGACTTCAATCGGCTGACGTTCTTTCGGCCGCCATCCGCTCGATCCAGGGCGCAGAAGAGGCGTGA